The Balaenoptera acutorostrata chromosome 6, mBalAcu1.1, whole genome shotgun sequence genome includes the window CCGAGTCCTTGTCCTCTTGGGGCTGTGTTCTGGTGGAACAGATGTCACCTGGGGCAGGTGCCTTGTCTGTGGGAGCCTGATTCTTAGAACGCGAGAAGCCTGTAAACCCAGGGCCCACCCCACACCAGGGCGCTGGGACGTATCTTCCCTTGGCTGCCCTCTAGAATGGGGGTGCAGCCCCGCTGAGGAGTCAGGTAACCTGCGTGACACGGTTCTAGATGGGCTGCTCCAGCACCTCGACCGTGTACCAGCCTCCGCGCCCCGCCGCTGACATTGGCCATCCTCCTCCGGCACCCTCCTGGAGCCGACATTATTCCTTGtcctatttcacagatggggaaatggaggctcTGAGACACTGAGCAAATTCCCCAAAGTTGCACAGTTAGGAAGGGGCCGGGCATCCAGGTTGGTGTGACCCAAAAGCACAGGCTCCTTATTTCTGCAGCGTTCTCGGAACTTGTCAGTGTTTGGCCTGTCCCTGTGTCCCAGAAGATGCCCCGGGGAGCCGGCTGGACCCTCCAGCAGAGCAGGGTGGGAGCAAACATTCAGGAGCCTGCTGATGGTGCCCTTTCCCTTCCACCTTGTCCCCCAGGACTGGGTCACCAGCACCGAGCTCCTCATCTCCCTAGACCGGCTCAACACGTTTGGGGATGACATCTTCAAGGACCCCAAGGTGCTGCAGTCCTACTACTACGCCGTGTCGGACTTCTCTGTGGGTGGCAGGTAGGCGGGAAGCAGGGCAGCGGCCGGGACGCTGTACAGGATGGCTGCCACGTGGGGTCACCCGGTGGCTACCGTGGAGGGTAAAGAAACCACTTCTGGTGCTCCAGGGGGGCAAAGGAGCAGGAGCCTGGTTCCTGGGCCCGGCATTCGAGGCCTTCATGACCCACCTACCTCCCGCCTCCCAGCCCCGTTCCTGCTGCTTTTCCCACGTCAGCTGTGTTTCCGCTGCCGTCAGCGGGACACACCAGCCCTTTGCACCTGTGGTTGCCTCTGCCTGGTGGTCCGtccccctttcttttcttccttttttttttttttttttttgcatctgacAGTACATTCATTCACGCCACATGTGCCCATGTGGGGCAATGTTCCACGCTCTCGTCTGACACCTAGAACCTGCTTAAATTTCCAGTCGGACCACCGTCCTGTGGGACGTGGGCTCCAAATGAAGCTGGTTAACAGTGGCCGTAAGCAGGCGCGGGACCCCAGGCTTTCAAAGCTTTGCTTCTTTCATCAGCACTCATGAGCTTATAACTGATGGAGCCCATCAACCCCATTCTTCCCCAAATCTTCCGGTAAACTTGGGTAGAGTAGGGCTTCCTGGGGACCCAAGCGTGTTTAATAAGGCTTTGAGGCATCTCCAAACAGTACGAACGGTTCAGGCCACTCCAAAGCCCCACGGCCAGTGACCCAGAAAGGTCACCGAGGAAGGAGGCACCGCACTTCTACCCCCTTCTCATGTGAGGGGCGTCGGGCTGTTCTGTCGGGACCCCTGACCCTGGCCTATATACTCCTCTAGCTTCGATCAGTGCACATTGTAGTTTAAGCATCTCACCTCTCCAAGAAGCAGGGGCCATCCTGTACACACGTGGCCACCTGGTACTGGGCCCTCCAGGCACAAATGACGTCTTTAGTATAAACGCTCCCTCATCAGGTTCCTTcttggaaaggagagaggagacagatgTGTTCCCGCCCCAGGCAGACAGTAACCAGATCAGTCCCCAGTAATCATGTCGCACGCCCCAGATTAACAAGGATGGGAAGCCAGGGCAGGGTGTGCTGACAGTCAGGGAGACCACCCTGCAGATGGGGACCCTGCGGGAGGTCAGGGAGACCACCCTGCAGATGGGGACCCTGCGGGAGGTCAGGGAGACCACCCTGCAGATGGGAACCCGGCGAGGCTGGAGAGGTGAGGGGCAAGCATCCCAGGTGGAAGAGCCAGCATGTACGAGACCCAGGCTTGAGGAACGAGGCAACAGCCCTGCAGCTGGAACAGGGGGCGTGGAGACGGCTGGAAGATTGTCGGGGCCATGGACCAAGTTTATGCAGTCAGTGGGAAGTTGCTGAGGATATGGCCAGGGTAGTGACAGGGTCGGATTTCTGAGACACCCGAACCCCTGACATCGCAAGGGGGCAgataagaggagagagaagaagctGGCTGGGCAGAGATGGTGGTAGGATGGGAGAGGTGTGGATCCGAAAGCTGTTTAGGGTGGGAAGTCAGCTCCACGTGGGAGTGGTGGCCCATGGGGGTAGGGGGCGAGGGGCTTTCAAACTTCAAGGATGTTTAGGTGgcgttcagagaggtgaagatgTCTGGGAAGGgaacacgggcccagctgcctaCACTCAGGGTGTCTGCACCCTCTGGAGGCTGGTGCTCGGGTGTGAAGGGGAAATGGGGGGTGTCTGTGAGGGcccctctgctcctcctcctcccccgccaCTCCCACACTCGATTCAGGTCAAACCGCCCGGGAGCAAGGCCTCTCCAAGGATGGTGGATGGCGGTGAGCTGCAGCGTCTGCCATCAGGGGGCTTCGGGACAGAGAACATCTGGGCCCCAGCTGCCAGAGCCAGACCACCCTCAGGCCAGCAGCTGGCTGGGGGGCAGTGGCCCGGGCAGCCTGTGTCCCACAGTGGCCTACAGGAATTTCACTCTTTCCCTTGGGATCAGAGGGCTTCGAGGAGGAGGGCGTGTTTGCAACATCCCCTTGGGGCCATGGGTGGTCCCTTGTCCCGAGACGGGTGACCACTGTCTCCCAAGACTGCCTGGTGCCCGCCTCACCCCTGCCAGAAGTGCTGGGCATTACCTGCCTACCCTGAGCTCCCAGGGAGGCCTGGCGAGGAAACAGTGCTCTGTGCCCTTCCCAAGCCCTGTGTCCCCAGTACCATGGGTACTGGCAGTGGTCAGAGGTTCTTCAACATCCACTTAGGACAGAGCGTGGAACATAGCTTATGGGGAGACACCAAGTGGCCGTAGAGGAGTGTCTAGGAGCTCAGGGTCTGCGTGGAGGAGGAGAGAACGGGCTTcagattctggctctgccacgtAGCATTCGTCACTTCTtggtctgagcctcagtttcctcatctgtgaaatgtggaAAGTTGTGGGCCGTCCTGCTGCAGTGGTGAAACTCCAGAGAGAAGACGTGAGCTGATTGCTCGGTAGGGGGCTGCTACACAGGAAGGCTGGGCGCTCGGAGCCGTGGCCATCCTCTGTGTGGCTCAGTCTGGCCACCCGGGATGGGGGCGACGACCCCACCGGGTCAGGCTCAGCCGAGCACGCTGTGTGGCCCCCTGAGCACCTTTGTTCCTGCCTGATTCCGCCTGTCTGACTCTGCgggagggggggtggggcaggcccAGGGCTGCCCTCAAAGGCACAGGCTCACTGGGGTCTTGAGATGAGTTGGGGGCCGTCCTGTGTAAGGCGCAATCTCAGGAGACTGAGATGACTTCTTCCTGGGTCCCCCTCGGCCCCTGGGTGTGGTGCCTTCAGTGGCAGCATCGAGAACTTTACCATTACTAACTGGTGGCCTCGggcagcctctctgtgcctcggttccTCCGTCTGTTAAATGGGGATCATAGCGGGCTTGTGAAGATGCGATGGGCTTACACGTGTGCAGAGCTCAGAACAGCCCAGCGTGGTCGGTTCCGTTACTGGTGCCCCGGGCACATAGTAGAAGTTCAGTAAAGCTCCATAGCTGAGCCGTAGAATCAGGCGCTCACCCGAAGGCAGGGGCTACCTGGTGATTAACCCCTTCTCCGCCGGCACCTGTCCCAGCTTCcggacaccccccacccccgtgttCTTTTCCCAGGTGCAAATGCAACGGGCACGCCAGCGAGTGTGGCCCCAACGAGGAGGGCCGGCTGGTCTGCCGATGCCAGCACAACACCACGGGCCCAGACTGCGAGCGCTGCCTGCCCTTCTTCCGGGACCGCCCGTGGGCCCGGGGCACGGCCGAGGCGGCCAGCGAGTGTCTGCGTGAGTGTCCTGGGCCTTTGGTGGCCGGAGGCCGGGGGTGCAGGCCAGGAGACGAACTCCCCATCCCTGGCGGCGGGGCTGCTCCTGGGTGGGCCTGGCCGCAGCTTGGGACTCTAAACCCTGTGCAGGGATGAGGAGGAACCGAGGGAGAGCTGGAGGGGGCACGTGACCCTCCGTCCTCACCCCCTCAGGCAGCTCCCCAGACCCAGGCTCCCCAGGTAGCGGCATGCGTGGCAGGAGGGCTGAGAAGGACCCCCAACTTGTTCCTTTGTGTCAACTGCTCCAACCGCAGCTGCCGATCAAAGCCAGGCCACCCCAGGTCCTGGGGCTGCTGACCTGCCCGCCCAGCCTCTCCTGCAGGCCCCCAGGCAGCCCTTCGCTGCCCCGGCCCCCGTGCGATGTGGCTGGCACTGCCTAACCTCACAGACACGCCGGAGAGGACGTTGCCATCATACTTTTTCCAGGGACGGGGGCTGCGCACGGGGTGGGGGGCTCCTCCCAGCCTGGCGTGCCCCTCCAGCTTCCCTCTGTCCCCAAGCCCTGCCCTCCGACAGTCATCTGGCTTGCTCCGGGCTCCCATGTGTGGCTGGTCGTCGCTGGGCACCAGACTCCACCTAGCTCTGCTGCTGGCAGGAGGCGTGTCTTCATGGGCAGGCGCTCCTGACGGCTCAGCCTCTGGACCCACTGTGCTCCTGGGCTTGGGCTGCTGGCATGtagagctggggtggggagaggacagCTTGTTCCATGGAACAGGGTGCTGTCTGCAGGAGCTTCCCGGGGCCACTGTGGCCCTAATGAGTTCCTGCTGCCCTTGCTGGCctgcctccaccaggaagtcctcTCGGGGCCAAGGAAGCTGGCTGGCTCAGCCGTTCTGAGTCTGGGGCTCTCTCTGTGGTGGGAACACAAAAGGCCAGATTGCTTCTCCCGTCAGGTCCTCACCCCTGAGGTCACATCTCTGTCCTCCCAGCCTGGAACCTGCGTTTCATGCCTGACCCCTCGTGTTCCCCAGTCCAGGCAGCCCCTGAGCCTCATTCACATCCCCCGAACCCATCTGACTGTGTCCTTCTACACGGTCAACACTGTGGTCCGGCCGGTCACCCCTCCTCTGAGCATCTGAAGCCCCCACCTCCCTgctctcccagcccccatcccccGCCTGCCGCCCAGCTGAAGGCACTTTCAAGTGCAGATGCGATTATATTCATCCACGGAGCCCCTTGCTCCAAGGTGAAGTCCACTGACTGcggcttcccagcctccctggatCAAGCGCTGGCTGACCTCTTGACCTCAGAACTGCCCCTGCGCCCCTCCCTGTCCCGTCACAGTGCACAACgtccccaccctctgccctgcCCATCACATGACATGCCACCCTCCCACGCCACACTGGGTGAACCTTGCTTCTCTGCCTGTGCCACAACTATCCTCTCacctcctgcctgggactctcccttccctctcctcccctcctttgcCTGGCCACTTCCTTCCTGCTCACCCTTCAGGTCCCACTTAGCTGTGACTTCCTCCAGGAAGGCAGCTGTAGGGCCCTCCTTTCACCTCCCAGAGCCTCCCTGCTTCTCCCATCACAACCCTTCACCTGCAGGATTTTCACCTGCTTGCTGCCTCTGGCCTCCCTCAAACAGTGGGACCATGTATGCGGGGCACTGGTCCACACCATGCTGGGCTCACCACGGGAGCCAAGATGGAGCCGATCTTTggtacatacttttttttttttttaacatgaatgtactttgtttatttatttatttatttttggctgcattgggtcttccttgctgcgcgagggcttctcattgcagtggcttctcttgttgtggagcacgggctctaggtgtgcaggcttcagtagctgtggcacgtgggctcagcagttgtggcttgcgagctctagagcacaggctcagtagttgtggcgcacgggcttagttgctccgcggcatgtgggatctccccggaccagggctcgaacccatgtcccctgcattggcaggtggattcctaaccactctgccaccagggaagtccctttggtacatactttttaaaaatgtaggaagagtaagctgggacgaagtgagagagtggcatgaactaatatatactaccaaatgtaaaatagatagctagtgggaagcagccgcatagcacagagagatcagctcggtgctttgtgaccacctagaggggtgggatagggagggtgggagggagacgcaggagggcggagatacagggatatatgtatatgtataactgattcactttgttataaagcagaaactaacacaccattgtaaagcaattatactccaataaagatgttttttaaaaaatgtatttatgagtGAATGAAAGGTGACTTGTATTTTCCATGCTTCTGAGTGACCTCATGGTCACTGGGGATCAGATTCACATACTCTTATGGCTCAGAGGATCCACAGGAGATCTTGGAGGGAGCCACGCTGCCACTCGAGAAGGTAGCCAGTCTGTGATCCATGACCAGGTGACTCTACGTCCTGGCTTGCCTGGGAGGGTCCTGTGTGTTGGTATATTTATTAATGGTGCCCCCTTTGTTCTCGAGAGTGTCCTGTTTCGGAAGATCAATTGACTGGTCTCCAGATCCTTGATCAAGCCAGGCCTGAACTCCATCCTTGCCCTTCCTCCAGCTGCCTGCTCACTCACCACAAGGAAGCTGATTGGCCCATACTCCCCTCCTACCATGTGCCACGGCCTCTCTCACACACCCTCCCCCGCCTCCTGCCCACAGCTTGCAACTGCAGCGGCCACTCTGAGGAGTGCATGTTTGACCGGGAGCTCTTCCGCAGCTCGGGCCATGGTGGGCGTTGCCTCCGCTGCCGTGACCACACAGCCGGGCCACACTGTGAGCGCTGCCAGGAGAACTTCTACCGCTGGAAGCCACAGACGCCATGCCAGCCCTGCGACTGCCACCCAGCAGGTGAGTGGGCCGCACTGCCCCGGCCCCCACCCTCGCCCACCGCCACGGGCTCCCGCTGCCCTGTGCCCTTCCTCCCCAGGCTCCCTGCACCTCCAATGCAATGACTCCGGCACCTGCATCTGCAAGCCCACGGTGACGGGCTGGAAGTGTGACCGCTGCCTGCCCGGGTTCCACTCGCTCAGTGAGGGCGGCTGCAGGTGAGGGCGGTGGGGACAGTGGGTGTAGATGACCCAGCAAGGGCGCACGGCGGCGGATTTGGACTGAATGATGGGAAGCAGGAGGGAGAGTCCCAAGCCCCTCGGAAGGCAGAGTTGGCAGCAGGTGGTTACCTGGGAgcggaagaggaagaagggatgAAGGCTGACCCCCTGGGGTTCTGCTTCAGGCACCTGGGTGAAGGGAGGCCATTCATGGCAAGGGGAGCacagggtggggagaggctgaGTCTGCAGTGCTCGTGGGGCATCCAGGGGGACAGAGATGGGCAGGGGCTACTGGGGTCTGGACCTCAGAAGAGGGTCTAACACTTTACTGTCACTTGATTGAGAAAATacacaatgaccaaaaaaaataaagccgTTATAAATTCAGAAGTACTATTAAATGAGCTTGGCTTTGGTTCATTGCACCAGTCTCCTTGTATATTTGAAAGGCAGTAGAAATGCCATTGGGGAGGTTTGGGGAGTCTCAGATCTCTCTCAAAATACTCAGTGGTTCAGGCATAAAACTGGCCATTAGGTGGGGACCTGGATGCTTCCCCAGGGTCTCTATGGCCTCTGGGCCTCTGTACCTGCCACTTCTCCTACCCTAGAGCATTCTCTTCTCCCTCAAcaccctgcctctccccagcctgtGTCTGAACAAAGTCCTACTCATTCTTTAATTTTCAGCCAAGGTACAACTCCCCACCTCGTTCCCACTCCAGACACCTCATTGGTGCTGCCACGGCCTCTTCTTGTACATTCTCTCCCATAGCTTGTATCAAAGTACAGCATCTACCTGTTTGCCTGTCCATCCTCACTGGACTCTAGGCTCTGTGAGGACAGGGACCATGTCTTATGAGatgggggatggatggatggatgggtagatggatgggtgggtggatggaaaaTGCATGGATGGGTGAGTGAATAGGTGTGTGGGTGGGATGGATAGAAGGATGGAAGGATGAATAAAGGGATCAGTGGATGGAAGGATGAACGGATGGATGGATAAGCAGGTGGGTGGGCAGATGGATCACTGTTCAGGTGAGCGGATGGGTCACTTCCTTCACTCAGTGGGAACAGTAGAGCCAGGGGGCAGGCTCTTGGGTCAGCCTGCCTCCTGTTCCTCTTGGGCGTGGGGAAGGATAGAGAGATTCCTTCCAAGGAGCGTGAGCTATTCCCACTCTGGAGTTGCTCGTTGGACGCTTTCCTCTTGTCCTCTCTCTTTGGCAGACCCTGTGCCTGCAATCCCGCTGGCAGCCTGGGCACCTGTGATCCCCGCAGTGGCCGCTGCCCCTGCAAAGAGAATGTGGAAGGCAACCTGTGTGACAGGTGGGTGAACCGACCCAATAACAAGCCTGCTGGAAGTGACCTCAGTGGTGGTGGGAGGAGCAGGGGCCATCTTCCTCCCAGACTTGGGCAACCCCACCACCTGGCACCCTTCCTGGAACACCATGGATCTGACACCCAGGAAGTTATCTAAAGACTTTACAATACCATTTATACTTTGACCCACCACCACTGAGAGTTCATAAGCTgtgaaaaaatacatcttttttccCCTAGCTCAGAATCCTAAAGAAAGAGCTAGAAAGGATAGGAGAGACCATCTAATCCAGGGAGAGCAGATACATGGTACTCGTACCACAACCCTCCCATCTCACACTCAGGGCAGACATCACTCATAGAGCGCTACCACAACCCTCCCATCTCACACCCAGGGCAGACATCACCAATGGACCACAGCAGTTTACCATGAGCTCTACTGtaacctcagaatccttctctaCGCCCTGCTCCAAGAAGTTCCCACCAATTGAGCTGAGATTCAAGCTTGTTTGCCATCCTTGCCATCCTATCATGGTACAAATGGAGCTTCTAAGGCTCAATGAGGCAGAAGGACTTCTCCCTGTACTTCCTCCTTCATGTGTTTAGGGGGCCTCCTAGCCCCAGCAATGGGCTGGCAGACAAATGTGGGTTTACGTCCTTGGGCACactctgtcccctctgcctggcttCATCTCCAACCTCTGAAGCCTTTGCAGCCAGCGTGGGGTGTGCCAGGGCCTCCTTGATCCTCTGGCCATGGGCCATGTGTGGGGAACCTGACACGGCAGTATATTGTGGACTCTACTCTTGCCAGACTATGTTGGGCCTCTACTGGTTCAGGAAGAAGCCTGGCCTTGACTCTCACCTTGTCCATGCGGGGCCtgtgggccctggggtgggaggtcGACTCCCTGCTGGGTCTTCCTTCCCCCAAGACCCCTCAAGCTGAAGAGACAGAGTGGAGTTGGGGGACTAGATCCCACTAGCTCTACGCCACTGCCTCGTACCTTGAGGAAGTCcgcctctgagcctcactttacCTGTTTGTGAGATGGGAGGGCTGGTGAGGTGTGTTCGTTGGAGCTGGCCCAGCTTTGGGGTAATTGGCAGCTTCTTATGAATTGGATTCCTCCACCTGGATCGGCCCGAATGGAGCCCCCATGGTGCAAACCAGGAATATGTGTTTGTAAAAGGCCTCTGCAGGGCTCctgggagaaatggctgattctgggGCTGGGGCGGGGAAAACACAGGATGAGCCCGAAGCATCTTGTAGAAAACAGGGAAgtgcttaaaaacaaaaccagacaaagacaaacccAGAAAACCCCAAACCAGGATGGGGGCCCATGTCAAACGGACATGAGCGCCAACCTGAAAGAGTTCCCAGAGctggaacaaaataaataacaacaatatCGGATTATAATGCAAAGTATAGAACATCCACGAGTCCACACTGATATAAatagatgagtgaataaataaatacaggggGATGAAGGGACAAATCTTCCTGGCAGAAGAATTCCACATTATAAATGGAGAAGGAATGAGGGAAATATTAAAGCACTGTTACAATATCAGAGTAACGATTGCTGTAGGCCAGAGCCGCTGATGAATGCTGAAATTCGTGGGCAGAACTTGAGGGaaaaacaggatatttgcatagcCCCCAAATATCTCCctcaaaatatttactaattactGTGGTGCTTTCACCATAGGTCCACGATTCTTTGATTACTCACACCCTCCCAGAGGTGGAGCTTAATTCCCTTCCCCTTGACCCTGGGCTAGATTTAGTGACTTGCTTTTGACAACTAGAGTATGGCAGTTTTGcaatggagaaacctggcagggacttccctggtggtccagtggttaagactccgcactcccaatgcagggggcccgggttcgatccctggtcagggaactagatcccatatacCACAACTAAGGGTTCATGtgcagcaactaaagatcccgcacatggcaacgaagatcctgtgtgctgcaactaagacctggcacagccaaataaataaatattaaaaaaagaaagaaggaaaagaaaagaaacccggCAGGCAGCACCTTAACTAAATGGTGAAGGTTAACTTTACCAGTGATGTCATACGTGACCAGTGATGTCATACATTACCAGTGACATCACACAGGTATCATTTACCCTGATATGATGTGAGAAGAAGGGCACTTCGCCTCTATTTCTTCCCCAAACCCACAGCCCCAGTCTAATCTTGAAAAACACCAGACAAACCCAAATGGTGGACATactacaaaatatctgaccagtacTGTCAAAAGTGTCCAGGAAAGACCAAGAAGCTGTTACAGATGAGATTAAAGACACCGCTAAATGCAATGTCatgtcctggatgggatcctggagcaGAAAACAGACGTTCGTGGAAAAGGGGGAGAAATCCTAATAAAGTCTGGGGTTTAGGAAATAACGTTAATCAGTGTTAATTTCTTGGCTTTGATAAACGTACCCTGGTAATGgcagatgttaacattaggaaaAGCTGGGTGAAGAGGCCATGGGAACTCGTGTCTACAatctttgcaactcttctgtaaatctgaaattaaaaCAACTTTCCCCAGTGATTCTGGGCTCTGGTTAGTCTAGCTGGGATCCCCCGAATGTAGCCAATTCATCTGGCCCCCGTGGGCATGTCCACCTCCATTGCAGATGTCGCCCGGGCACATTTAGCCTGCAGTCCCACAGCCCAGCCGGCTGCAGCAGCTGCTTCTGCTACGGCCACTCCAGGGTGTGTGCGGCCGCTCCCCACTTCCGGGAGTACCACATCCTCTCCGACTTCCGCCGGGGTAAGAAGTGCCCCTCCCTGCAGCCACCTCCGAGGGGTCTGCTTCCCAGCCCAGCTGGGACGGGCGGTCCTGGGTCCTGCTCTGGGGAGATCCTGAAATGGTGGTATGGGTGGGTGTGGAAAGGAGGGGGCAGCCTCGGGCCCCAGCCCGGGCGTCTCCCACAGGCCCACACACCGGCCGTGCCCCTCTGGGTCCTTCAGTACCCCCAGCACCTACCTGCACCCCTTGGCTCCCTCCTGGCTGCTGCCTTCTTCCTCAGCctccagcaggggtggggggtgggcaccTGGCAGCCTTTGGAGCCTGTGGGGGAATTTCCAGTTGCTCCTTACCCCCTTGGTGTATCCTAGTGCTGGGGATCTGGGCTCGATCCCCTGGcctccatttattgagcacctgctgtatgctAGGCACCATGCAGAGCTCGTTATGCCCATGGAACCTCCTGGATTCCCTGGCAGGTAGAtattctcatccccattttacagatgaggcaactgaggcccagaaaaggaAGGTCACGTAACTTAGTTGTTGGCACCTTGGGTTCATCAGCTCCCGAGTTTTGCTCTTCACTGCTGTGCAGGTCTTCTCTCTAGGTCCAGGGGTGCTGTGGGGACCTGGGTCCCCAGCTCCAGGTGGATCTTTGGAGCAGGAAAGCAGTGGAGCTCTGAATTCTGCATTAAATCATGGCCTGAGTGGGTCCCTGCCATGCCCACTGAGTCTCCCCACCCCCGCATCTACCCCAGGGAGCTAGAACCTCAGGGCTGGCTCTGGGGTGCCCCAGATGCAGGGGGAGCAGTGCACCCTCTGCTGGACACCACGCAGAAAGCAGGACTGAGCGGGGCTTGGAATGGGGACTGCATTGTGGTCACTTGGGCTGTAGTCCAGGATGTCAGCGTCAGAAGGGACTCATTTTATAGATCCTAGAATAACATCACGATCCTCCTCACTTGGAGCCAAGCCCTGGGTTTGGCACTTCAGTCTCGCGTCTCACGTGATCTCACTAACACCCTCggccagcagttctcaaactttttgatctCTGGATCCCTTCATGCTCTTGAAAATTAGAGAGAACCTCAAAgtccttttgtttatgtgggttgtTTATACGGATATTttctgtattagaaattaaaacagtttttaaatatctgtgtattaattcatttacagATGACCGTAG containing:
- the LOC103006854 gene encoding ATP synthase subunit ATP5MPL, mitochondrial-like, which translates into the protein MPQSLIKHAWVPRKPYSTQVYRKIWGRMGLMGSISYKLMSADERSKALKAWGPAPAYGHSTG